DNA from Malus sylvestris chromosome 11, drMalSylv7.2, whole genome shotgun sequence:
CACCTCCTGGCCGCAACCAATCAAAGGCCAGCAGTGCGCGGCATGTTGCCTTTTCTGAAACTGCCTCAGCTCCCAGCAAGGTCCGCGAACATCCCTATCCGGTTCCCGACCTTGACCATGAGCGCCCCAAGCGTATTCGTCCAGGCTGCTACGCTTGCTGCGCATGGTGCTGCTTGGTCTTCTTCGCTATTGTGATTCTCGCTCTCATTATTGGTTTCATTTGCGTGGCCATCTTCCATTCGTATCTCCCAACAATCTACATCCGAAGATTCAACGCCACCAGCCTCAACTTTACTAAAAACCACAATAACATTGTCTTGAAGGGAAATGTAGATTTTCTTGTGGAGTTCTTTAACAAGAATGACAAAACTGAGCTCAAGTATGGCGCCTTCAAGATCAAAGTTACGTCTGCGCACATCCCGCTAGGTATCACCCAGTTTTCTCAGTTTACTCAGGGCCACAAGAACACCAAGTCCTTGAATGGAACTGTTAGGGTTAATAAATCCAAGATTGACAAAGACGACGCAGACCAACTCAAGCTCGACATGAACAATAGGGACATGACACTGAATTTAGACATGACCGGAAGCGTTAGCTTCCCCATTGGAGGAATTCCATTTAACGACATTCCGATCATTTCAAACTGCGATGCCAAGCAAAGGGAAATTGATTTCGGAAACAAGGCTAaatgtgattataagattatcCCCATATAATGAAATCCTCGATGATCTCCATCCGCGTTCTCTATGTTACGGATAATAGTTTAGATCCTGCGTTTTTCCTCAACTCTCTGGCATGATCGTGGGATTACTTTAGACGAGACGAGAGATTCAAAGTGGTGCAGGAAAAACAGCTACCAATAGTGATGAGGGAAGAATGGTTTGAGCCATCATATATCATACGTCGATTGGATAAAGGTTTGGTTGTTTTGTTATGTATTAGCCTATCAGGTCTAATCTTAAAAGCTTTTACTTCTTTTTGTGGTGCTGGATCTTTCATTAGTGTTGAGAAACTTGTTTAGAATCATTAAACATGTTTAAGGTTTTAAATACTAGTCTTATATCGTGATCAAATGTATTACATTTCGTGTAAGGGGGTGCAATCTGCAGATGAATAGTTGATTTCTTTCCTCATCACCTTATGAGTTATGGCCTTAATACACAGAAGAATTATATGTTGACTAATCGATAGTTGACACTGCGTAGTGAAATCTATTTCTTAAGTTGAAAGATGTCTCAAATTTGAATCTCTTTCTCTTTCGTTGATAAAAGTTGTTTGAAACACAACCAAGTAACAAGTGATACATAATATTGTTTCTAAGGATAAATCTTggatgtacttttttttttttttttttgtagagacGGATTAGGCGAGATTAGCTCTACGTCAACAATCGCGTGCGAGGCACCAACCCTCTCCCAAAGGAGAAAGGACCGTTGCACCCATAAACCCCCCGCCCAAAACAAGTTTATAATTCATCTTCATTCCTGCCTCGAAAGCTTATGTTTGGACGAGAGATTTTATGACAGTCTCAAGAAATTAAAGTCGAGTTAGCGAAGAATGAGTCACAAAATGTTAGACAAGGGAGATTATGAATGCATGACATTAGAGGTGTGTGAAAATGATTTACAattcaacaataaaaaaattgatctATAAAATGACCATGACAAAGATTAGGGCGGGCAACGCCACCAAAATAATTTTGCGTCCGTTTCTCAGGTGAGGCATTGGGCGGGTCTCAATCCTGAGTCCCATCCTAACTACCGGGTGCCAATGAGGTTCCAGGTCCGAGTGTCGAATTAGGTTTTTGAAAAATGGATGCACATAACACCcaatcgataaaaattgaaaggTAAGAAGAATCCAACCCTATACAGTCAAGTGAATGACTCACTATTAACAATACTGTATTGAGGTAATTTTGTTACGATATTGATAATATTGACATGATCCTTACATTGTATTGAGATTATGCTAATATTGTTGATACAATGTCTATAATGTGAGTATATTGTCTCCACGTCATACATATATATGCTCTTTATGCAAAGGGatctccatttttttcaaaaaattagaATTAGGTGTGGGGCTCATTCCATATTaaacttcaacgatccgaatcgtctattttgtaagtctcgatttatagatcatccttgcaaaaattcaattcattccaaaacaatttgcttatttaattatcaaaataaaatttcattatttattatataacaaagtattcgttaatttctttaaactcaattagatgtcttaaacatttccgatttggctaatattttgcaaggatgatatatgaggtgcaacttgaaaaatagacagttcgaatcgttaaagttcgatatGATGTTCCATTTTTATAAAGAAATGAGAATCTCCtcctttaaaaattatatacaCACACGCGCGCGATATTGTTCTTGTTGTTGATAAATTCAAACATAATCGTTGTTAATGAATAGGACGAGAGGGGAGCCGCCGCTGCTCCTCGTCGTTCCGTTCAATCTGCAAACCCGTCTCAGCAACCACACAAATCGATTCCCAACGCAATTATAAGCCTATTTGAATCTTACAAAATCCCAATTATTTGTAATTAAATCCGAATTCCCACTTACATAGCAATCGAAATAAATTGCATCGAACAAGGTAAAGTGAAAGACACAAGAACACAGAGAGGAACCACAAAGCCATAAACCCAATTGAATAAAGCAAAGAGTTGGGAGAAGCCTACACATAAATACGTCTAGCAATTACTTGCACGATCTGTTAATTCGAtacaaaataatacaaaaataacaaatttttgGTCCACCCTGAATGAGTCTTGTTGTTATATAGTCATCCGTTAAAAACCCGATAAAGTTTGccaattctaaatttttttttttgaaacaagcGATATTGTCTACACTAAAAGGGAGAGTGggctaaacctcacaatgggTGAGCCATAATAATgtttcaaattcgcctttggcagaatcgaacctaagacctctcacttacaagtgaagatgaatgtcactagactgtagtattaagtggctaATTCTACATGTTGGACATGTAATTTCTAACATGACCTATTAAACCGACACGAAACGACACAACTCGTTAATGAATATGGTCGTTATTAGATAACAAGTTTGACAAGACATGACTCGTTTGTTAGGTCAGAAAGGGACTAGATTGCAACTAACAAAGGGTGCCGTGGCAAAACAGTTAAAGTACATCCAGGAGGATATCCTCTTTATGAGGATCCTGTAAATCCtcaaatcgtgtccgttcattgtatatcatgcaatcaattttcatcagatactattcatgtttaatttaaaataaaagtatttaaaataatttatgaccgcaCAATGTGAAGATTCCCAcccaggatcctcacaaagaggatcctcattcaaaGTACATTGTTCAGTATTAAATTGTTATCAGTTCGAGCTACTTTTGTTTCTAATTGTTCGTGGCTTCACTAACTCCCCATGTGACAAGTGCATATCCTACTCTTTGAGGGCGATCCAACCACATCCATGCTACTCACAAAATAAGTTAAAACTTGAAATATCACTTCTAGT
Protein-coding regions in this window:
- the LOC126589303 gene encoding uncharacterized protein LOC126589303, with protein sequence MADGSSLPPPPGRNQSKASSARHVAFSETASAPSKVREHPYPVPDLDHERPKRIRPGCYACCAWCCLVFFAIVILALIIGFICVAIFHSYLPTIYIRRFNATSLNFTKNHNNIVLKGNVDFLVEFFNKNDKTELKYGAFKIKVTSAHIPLGITQFSQFTQGHKNTKSLNGTVRVNKSKIDKDDADQLKLDMNNRDMTLNLDMTGSVSFPIGGIPFNDIPIISNCDAKQREIDFGNKAKCDYKIIPI